The Ziziphus jujuba cultivar Dongzao chromosome 3, ASM3175591v1 region GAAActctttaacatatatatatatatatatatatacaaggatTATGCTGCTGCCCATTAACATTGATTAGTTAAAATGAAGTAATTATTATAAAGTCAATTATTGGAACATGTGACATTAATTcacatattttatattaatgccTCATTAGATTATTTATAGCCATGAGCACTTGCTATAACTGTGAGGATTCGAGGCATATGGAcaaatactattattatttctttttttttttttactatttgaaaaagttgtaaaatttctgcaacttaattattttttattggcctaTTTTACTTCCGTGTGAATCAtctcatattattttatgtgataaATCTTAGTCTTAATTAATTCAATACTTCAAAACATTGATAATTAATCCAAGCTTTTTAAACGGGATTTGACTATAATTAGGAATCTTTCCAGTATGGAAAAACTGTTCGAtcattaaaagatttttctccAATTGATGCCCTCCTAGTTCCTTGGAAACAGCAAAGTTACTGTTTGGTAAACGGTAATCAATCAGCAAAGTAGGAATAGAAGCAGAAATTTAAGCAAATTAAAGCTATCCCAAACAGTCTTAATCCTCCATCTATAAATCCCAAACACAAAAAACATTCATGATTAATTTTCTCCATTGAAGTACCACCATATGAATCCTCAAGTATAACAGCCAAAAGCTGGTCCTACGCCCTTAGATGCTCTAAAAAACATGCCCCAGATGGTGCTACAAGAGCCATACTGATTCTTTACAAAATCTTTCCAAAAGAACCTTTTAAAGTTCCCACCAATTGCTAATAGTCTGATAACAAATGACAAAAAtggtattaaaaattgaaacttccCCTACAATGTTGATAGAGTTTACAGCCATTGAAAACCCTCAACATCCATGCTTAAGCCCCTCAAATAGAGCACAAGTTTTGTTTTCAGCTGCATGGCCTTGGAAGCTAAAAAAACTTGCATACAAACGTCCGTTGTATGGGTGATTTAATGCAACAGACTACTTGTAATTGGATATTCTATCCGTACTTTGTAggacttacatatatatatatatatagatgaattACCAAAaacgtataatatatatatatatacatatatatagatgctTTATTTTGACATTGCACTTGACTAAATTgatagctttttgtttttgtattggTTGATCTGGATTTTTAGGGACTTTTTGACCACCATGTTTGTGTACATTCTTTTGTGCATTGTCTTTTCTACTAAAatttggacccaaaaaaaaaaaacaaaaaaacaaaaaaagtaacaaCACTGCTAAAAAAtgtgtaagaaaaaaaaaatgggaagacAGAGCCAGAGGTGTTGATGAGTTTGCTTTATCTAAATTCAAATTATGCtctgtttattatatatatatatatatataaaaccaaaataataatttgtactatttttctgtatttttatttccttttttgctTAGCTATATAGAACAAGGTGATAAAATTAAGTGGATCCTGAATCACCTATTTCGATATGGTTTTTCCACAAACATTTTAacatgtaataataaaaaaattaaaacaataaatcacATCAATCATTTAAAATCATATCAATCAATTTTTACCATGTGTCAAAATTTATGGAAGAaccatgtaaaaataaaaatagatgatCCAGGGACCGCATGATTTTTCTTCATGGAGCAACACAACAGTCTTGTTtacaaaatcattttaattaaaGAGCATTACTTTTCCACCACCTCCTACTTTGTTTAATGGATAGCAGTGAAGTGTTATATTAGAAACTGACAATTTTATGATTAATCTTGGTAGAATCATCTACCAATTAAATATGCATGGGAAGAATTACAATCTGTGATTATATTAATGTAAGCTGTGCTGAGTGGGCTGACAACAAGTGGGATGGTGGTAAACAGCTTGATGCATCTTGGGAATATGGAGGCACATAATTTGGCCATACCAACATAAAAATGTCCCCAGAAATATCCACTAAGCACAATGACAAAGCAAAGTGGGAAAGCCTATATCCATTCCACTTTTTGTCCTTCCCAGGCCAAATATGCCTTTATCACAGCACCCGCTTCAAGACCATCAATTTAAAGCAAGAAAAAACATCCTGGCTTAGCCCCTCAAGTTAGTAGTACTAGAAAGGGATTAAAGGGAATTAAAGCACAAGTTTAGACACACTTTGTgggatatttagtaaaattgaaGATGAACTGTACTCCAATATCCATATCACTTTATCAATCAAGTTAGAAGGAGTTTCCATTTCAATTGAAAGTATAGTGAGGATGAAAGGTTAGAGGATTTATAGAATCTTTCAATGGACAAATAATGCACATCATCTGGTCAATGCCATCAATTGTGAAACATTAATAGGGCATATATATAGCCCCATTACAAATAGCAGTTAATTcaagagaaaatataaaaataacacCATCCTCTTATCAAGGATGGTCATTACTACTCAAATTAGATTATTTGAaatcataacaaaacaataacaacaataataataaaatactgcTATAGCTTGTCCTTGTGGATATGGATTTTTAAGCATGATTTGTATACTTGAAGTTGGAGCAAGAAGTTTGTTTGGAGAGTAGAGAAGAGCTGAATCCAACTCTGTTATTATCTAGATCAAACTGAATAAGATTGTCTTCCAATAGATAACCTCCAATCTCAATTGCAGCCGTCGACcagaaaccttcctttttaCTTACGAACGCAAGACACATGACATCCTTGGCAGCTTGAACCATGGAGTTAGCTCCAAATATCTTCCAAACTGCTTTGTTCTGAAACACAAGTTCAATGGTAGGCACAGCCGGGCCCAGGCGTGATCTAGCAATGCCAGTTGAGTTAAAGCAAACATCAAATGGAGCCACATTTGCTACTCTCGGGATGTTCTTGCCCAATGCTTTCACAAATTCATCAACGACAGAAGAAAATATGTCGCTCTCCATGACAGTGTAGGGAAGGAGAGTGCCAATCTTTGTTCCACCATTGCCACCCTTATCGTAGTCGAAGGTTAGCTTGTATTGCCATTTATCAGAAGGAACAAACTTGCCATTGATCTTGATAGCCTTCAATAAAAGGTAATATTCCTTAACAAAGTAGTTTGTGATGAGAGAGGTATAGGTAAGAGACATGGAAACATCAATTCCAGGTTGCAGAACATAAGGTCCATTCCCAAAGAAGATGACACCATTAGATTTTTCCGAGGGGCTCAAACAAATTGCAAACTTCTTTTCCAGTCCAAAAGCTGCGGTAAATTGGTAAGGGAATGAAATATTGCTCACTCCAAAAGCAGCCATACCTTGGACATCATTAGCAAGTTTAAGCAACGAGCCGGTGTGGGAGCAAATGAAGAGGAAGTTAGGCACAGAAACAGACCGGCCATTGATGGACTTGACAGAGACGATGTCTTGGAATAACTCACCACTACCTGGTCTCCCACTAATATTATTGATGCTATAGGCCTGGCAAGTGTTATCGTGGCAGCCCGGAGTATTAAGTACACCACCATTGGGACAGTTGGAACAATACTCGAATGGATAGTTGGCATAAGAGCAAACAGGTGAGCTGCAATTTATAGGCTTATAAGTGGAAGAGACATAGGCTTGGTCACAATGCATAAAAGGGTTGTCAAGGCCAAGATCTATGGTTAGCTTTATGGGAAGCAGAGGGGTCCTCTGTTTGATCTTAATGACATATTGGTCTGGTCCTGGATAGTAGTGGACCTTGGTTACAGGAAGAACCAGGGTTTTGATAGGTGGATGTGAAGAAGAAGATTTCTTGGCTATGGAGGTGGAGATGATGTTGGACAAGATAAGAAGAAAACAGAGGAAGAGGAAATTGAAGTGGCTACAGCAACCCATTAAGGTAACTTAATTAGGGAATGCAATTACACCaagcttttttcctttttttttttttttttatggggtgAAATGGAGAGTAGGATCAACCGGTCAAGCTATTTATACACATTTCATATGCAAATGAGGTTTGGCCATTTTGCAAGGAATATATAATTCAGATCCATTTTGGGACAGCCTATCTATTATCCATTACTATATTTATGGTACATAAGTGTTGCATGTGAGTTCCTATTCCATATTAAAAGATTTAGAACAAGAGAAGTCAATTAAGGTTGGCAACCAATTGAGGGGTGCCAGCTTAACTCTCACATGTTGAAACTCTTTGTTTGTTGACTTTCAAGTTGTACCTAAgtttgtaattaattattagtcCTCTtatcattaataacaataactaGTATTTTATATGGCATCAAGATGAGGAAAttagtttgataaaaaaaaaaaaaaatgaggaaatTAGGATGCGATCTGtacacacatatattatattagatcGTTTGTGCAATTAAGATGCATAtagaaaaagtttaaaatggGAAAGATTTTCATAGAATTTAAAAAACCTTGTTATCTATAtacatagtttttatttttttattttttttatagtaatctatttatatataacttgaATGGTGAAAATGTGTTTCGATACAAGTAGAATTTTCTTGCAGGATATtagaatatgtataaaaattttataagtacTAAACTCGCAAAATATTTATGATCTGCTTTTTATAATGAATAGAAATAggatatgttaattaattatttaatacatagtaatatatatatatatatatgatataagtgcttaattttgttttgactatgGAATATGTGAAGGGGACTGCATATTTAATGATGTGAGAGGtattggatttggatttggatCATCTTCGgattaaatttatcttttttatactGTTGGGAAAGCTTCAGAGAAAGGGCACAGgacatatatttatagataaagGTTTTCAAATGCAttaaatattgattaattttataaagtaaaTTAATACATGTGACACTAATTCACATTATATAATAGTAATTAATAAATCTGCTACTTATTTCATCAGTACCGGCTTACTTGATTCCCACActggaattaattattttattggtactTTATGTGATGAAACTTAGGTCCTAATTAATCTAATACTCAAAACATTAATTAAGATTCATGATAAAGCTTAATTTAAATGGGAACATTAT contains the following coding sequences:
- the LOC107423281 gene encoding probable aspartic proteinase GIP2, with amino-acid sequence MGCCSHFNFLFLCFLLILSNIISTSIAKKSSSSHPPIKTLVLPVTKVHYYPGPDQYVIKIKQRTPLLPIKLTIDLGLDNPFMHCDQAYVSSTYKPINCSSPVCSYANYPFEYCSNCPNGGVLNTPGCHDNTCQAYSINNISGRPGSGELFQDIVSVKSINGRSVSVPNFLFICSHTGSLLKLANDVQGMAAFGVSNISFPYQFTAAFGLEKKFAICLSPSEKSNGVIFFGNGPYVLQPGIDVSMSLTYTSLITNYFVKEYYLLLKAIKINGKFVPSDKWQYKLTFDYDKGGNGGTKIGTLLPYTVMESDIFSSVVDEFVKALGKNIPRVANVAPFDVCFNSTGIARSRLGPAVPTIELVFQNKAVWKIFGANSMVQAAKDVMCLAFVSKKEGFWSTAAIEIGGYLLEDNLIQFDLDNNRVGFSSSLLSKQTSCSNFKYTNHA